The genomic interval TTTAAACCGGCGATGTATTCGCAGAATCAGAGCAAGCCCGACTGATACTTCTGCGGCTGCCATTGTAAGAATAAAAACAAACATTACCTGCCCTTCCGGTTGCATCCAACGCGCACCGGCAGTTATAAATGCAAGTCCTGTAGCGTTAAGCATTATCTCGATCGACATAAGCACAAAAATTATATTCCTTCTTACCAGGACGCCTATCAATCCAAGTAAAAAAAGTACAAAGGCAAGAATTAAGCTTGATTCAAACGGTATAGCTGTCATTCAGATTTTCCTTTAACTCGCAGATCAGGTTCAGTTTCTGCGAGATATCTATGTAAGATTTTCTTTTTCTCTTTTCCCAAATGATAAGCCCCAACAATGCCGGCAAGCAGTAGCATTGCTGCGAGCTCTACTCCAAGTAAGTAAGTGCCAAACAACGAAATCCCGACCTGCTTTGGACTGATTATAACGGAGTTATATTCTTGTCCGTTTATTTTAATTAAGACAATGATAAATTCGATAATCAGAATTAAAGTTAGTATTACAGGTACTATCCACATCTTAGGATTAAGTAATTGATTTTCCATCCTTGCAGCTTCACTTCCGAGGTTCAGCATCATTATCACAAATATGAAAAGCACCATAATTGCACCTGCATATATTATCACTTCGAGCGCAGCCATGAACGGTGCACCAAGAATAAAAAAGATAATTGAAACGGAAAGAAGCGAGACGATAAGATAAAGCAATGCATGTACTGCATTCTTACGCGTAATAACCATCAGCGTTGAAACAACTGCAACAATTGAAGCTATGTAAAAAGTTATGATCATAAGTTCAAATTCCAAATGATTTCATCAAGGCAGCAAGCCTTTAACATCGATAGGCGGTGATTCACTTTCCGATTCACCTTTATCTTTTCCTTTAATTGAAACGCCTGCGACCTTGTAATAATTGTAGCCGTGGTATTTTCCCTCTCCGCTGATTAATAAGTCTTCTTTTTCGTAAACAAGATTCTGCCTGTTGTATTCGCACATTTCAAAATCAGGTACAAGTTGTATTGCGTAAGTAGGACAGGCATCTTCGCAAAAGCCGCAAAAAATGCAGCGTGAAAAATTTATTCTAAAAAATTCCGGGTAACGTCTCCCGTATTCATCTTCGGTCGCTTGCAGCGAAATGCAGTCGACCGGGCAGACAGCCGCACATAAATAACAACCGACGCATCTTTCACCACCATCAGGATCGCGCGAAAGAATGATTCTGCCTCTCCATCGTGCAGGGAGTGGAGCCTTTTCTTCTGGATACTGGTAAGTAACACGCTTTCTGAACATGTGAAGAAAAGCCAACCAGATTGTTTTTAAGTTGCTTAGCATTTATTCCTCATAAATACAAAATTCAATCCTTTTTTTCATCTTGATAGAACGATTGCGCCGGTGACAAGTAAATTTAAGAGCGAAAGCGGCAAAAGTAATTTCCATCCGTAAGACATTAACTGGTCGTACCGTGGTCTTGGAAGCGACGCTCTGAGCAAAATAAATAATGAAATGAAAACAAATGTTTTAATAAAAAACCAGATAACAGGCGGAAGAAATGAGGGACCAAGCCATCCGCCAAAAAACAATGTTACCATAATAGCAGAAATTAATGTAATACCTAAATATTCTCCGAGAAAGAACATCCCGAATTTCATACCGGAATATTCAGAGTGAAAGCCTGCAATCAGTTCGTTTTCTGCTTCGGGAATGTCGAATGGTAATCGGTGTGTTTCAGCTAACCCGGCAATCATAAAAATTATAAAACCGACAAACTGTGGAACAACGAACCAAATATTTTTTTGTGCAATTACAATGTCATTCATGTTAAAAGAACCTGCAAGCATTACAACTCCCATTAAAGAAAGACCCATGAAAACTTCATAAGAGAGCATTTGTGCCGCAGCGCGAAACGAACCGATCAATGCATATTTATTATTGGATGACCATCCGCCTAAAACAACACTATAAGCGCCCAATGAAGACATTGCCAAAAAAAATAGCAGTCCGATATTTAGATCAGAAACGAATATTCCCGGTGCGAAAGGAACAACTGCAAAACTCATAAGAACGGTTATAATAACTATTGCCGGTGCAATTACAAAAACAGCTTTGTCCGCAAACGGCGGAATCCAATCTTCCTTAAAAAATATTTTTATCATGTCGGCAATTACCTGGAGCAAACCGAATGGTCCAA from Candidatus Kuenenia stuttgartiensis carries:
- the nuoJ gene encoding NADH-quinone oxidoreductase subunit J; its protein translation is MIITFYIASIVAVVSTLMVITRKNAVHALLYLIVSLLSVSIIFFILGAPFMAALEVIIYAGAIMVLFIFVIMMLNLGSEAARMENQLLNPKMWIVPVILTLILIIEFIIVLIKINGQEYNSVIISPKQVGISLFGTYLLGVELAAMLLLAGIVGAYHLGKEKKKILHRYLAETEPDLRVKGKSE
- the nuoH gene encoding NADH-quinone oxidoreductase subunit NuoH yields the protein MRDHCKMMNQTLIYILIVFGVLIVVMTIATGLIWLERRLLALWQDRYGPNRVGPFGLLQVIADMIKIFFKEDWIPPFADKAVFVIAPAIVIITVLMSFAVVPFAPGIFVSDLNIGLLFFLAMSSLGAYSVVLGGWSSNNKYALIGSFRAAAQMLSYEVFMGLSLMGVVMLAGSFNMNDIVIAQKNIWFVVPQFVGFIIFMIAGLAETHRLPFDIPEAENELIAGFHSEYSGMKFGMFFLGEYLGITLISAIMVTLFFGGWLGPSFLPPVIWFFIKTFVFISLFILLRASLPRPRYDQLMSYGWKLLLPLSLLNLLVTGAIVLSR
- the nuoK gene encoding NADH-quinone oxidoreductase subunit NuoK, whose protein sequence is MTAIPFESSLILAFVLFLLGLIGVLVRRNIIFVLMSIEIMLNATGLAFITAGARWMQPEGQVMFVFILTMAAAEVSVGLALILRIHRRFKTLDTDALNNLKG
- the nuoI gene encoding NADH-quinone oxidoreductase subunit NuoI, whose product is MLSNLKTIWLAFLHMFRKRVTYQYPEEKAPLPARWRGRIILSRDPDGGERCVGCYLCAAVCPVDCISLQATEDEYGRRYPEFFRINFSRCIFCGFCEDACPTYAIQLVPDFEMCEYNRQNLVYEKEDLLISGEGKYHGYNYYKVAGVSIKGKDKGESESESPPIDVKGLLP